Proteins found in one Rhodobacter capsulatus SB 1003 genomic segment:
- a CDS encoding iron ABC transporter ATP-binding protein, producing MIEVTELSFTVGGVQILAPTTLTLPAGQITALIGPNGAGKSTLSRLIARIETPPPGRVRVNGRDVATTPGGVLARDLAFLGQHTGLASRLRVRELVAFGRWPHCHGRPGPADHAAIDRALRDFELEPLAHRFLDTLSGGQAQRAHLAMAAAQETPWLILDEPLNNLDLAHARALMAHLARLRDAGGSVLIVLHDLNFAAAWADHVVAMKAGAVVATGTPEAVLTGPRLSALYDTEIAVITQGGRPLVLHHLAPA from the coding sequence ATGATCGAGGTGACGGAGCTGTCTTTCACGGTGGGCGGGGTGCAGATTCTGGCGCCGACGACGCTGACCCTGCCCGCGGGCCAGATCACCGCGCTGATCGGGCCGAACGGGGCGGGGAAATCGACGCTGTCACGGCTGATCGCGCGGATCGAGACGCCGCCGCCGGGCCGGGTGCGGGTGAACGGGCGCGATGTGGCGACGACCCCGGGCGGAGTGCTGGCACGGGACCTCGCCTTTCTGGGGCAGCACACCGGGCTCGCCTCGCGGCTGCGGGTGCGGGAGCTGGTGGCCTTCGGGCGCTGGCCGCATTGCCATGGCCGTCCGGGGCCCGCCGATCACGCCGCGATCGACCGGGCGCTGCGGGATTTCGAACTGGAGCCGCTGGCGCATCGCTTCCTTGACACGCTTTCGGGCGGGCAGGCGCAGCGGGCGCATCTGGCAATGGCGGCGGCGCAGGAAACGCCCTGGCTGATCCTCGACGAGCCGCTGAACAACCTCGATCTGGCGCATGCACGGGCGCTGATGGCGCATCTGGCGCGGCTGCGCGATGCGGGCGGCTCGGTGCTGATCGTGCTGCACGATCTGAATTTCGCCGCCGCCTGGGCCGATCATGTCGTGGCGATGAAGGCGGGCGCGGTGGTGGCCACCGGCACGCCCGAGGCGGTGCTGACCGGGCCGCGCCTTTCCGCGCTTTACGACACCGAGATCGCGGTGATCACGCAGGGCGGCCGCCCGCTGGTGCTGCATCATCTGGCGCCTGCCTGA
- a CDS encoding hemin-degrading factor — MTPLSPEDIRKVRALDRRLHARDLASQLGLAEAEICAALVGFGATRIAASPDLLMPRLTAFGPLMALTRNDACVIEKVGVYDDYRPGPHAALVVNEEIDLRIFPAQWVHAFALEEETEKGLKRSLQIFDAAGDAVHKVHLRPGSDVGQWQPLLDDLRLADQASALALAPRQPPEVAKTNPARLEDLRAGWAALEDTHQFLRLCAKLKMNRLGAYRLAGAPFVRRLAPGSVERLLYRAAEIEVPIMIFVGNRGCIEIHTGPVGRVGDAGPWITLFDHGFDLHLRMDEIAEIYAVVKNTARGPAHSVEFFDARGLLIAQIFGVLRAGAQAVAEWNTLVAELPDAPLREAAE; from the coding sequence ATGACGCCGCTCAGCCCCGAAGACATCCGCAAGGTCCGTGCGCTGGACCGCCGCCTGCATGCCCGCGATCTGGCCAGCCAGCTGGGTCTGGCAGAAGCCGAGATCTGCGCCGCTCTGGTGGGCTTTGGCGCCACGAGGATCGCCGCCAGCCCCGATCTGCTGATGCCGCGGCTGACCGCCTTCGGGCCGCTGATGGCGCTGACCCGCAACGATGCCTGCGTGATCGAAAAGGTCGGCGTCTATGACGATTACCGGCCGGGGCCCCATGCGGCGCTGGTGGTGAACGAGGAAATCGACCTGCGGATCTTTCCGGCGCAGTGGGTGCATGCCTTCGCGCTGGAGGAGGAGACGGAGAAGGGGCTGAAACGCTCGTTGCAGATCTTTGATGCGGCGGGGGATGCGGTGCACAAGGTGCATCTGCGCCCGGGCAGCGATGTCGGGCAGTGGCAGCCGCTGCTGGACGATCTGCGGCTTGCCGATCAGGCCTCGGCGCTGGCGCTGGCGCCGCGGCAGCCGCCCGAGGTCGCCAAGACGAACCCGGCCCGGCTGGAGGATCTGCGCGCGGGCTGGGCGGCGCTGGAAGACACGCATCAATTCCTGCGCCTGTGCGCGAAGCTGAAGATGAACCGGCTGGGCGCCTATCGGCTGGCCGGGGCGCCTTTCGTGCGGCGGCTGGCCCCGGGCTCGGTCGAGCGGCTGCTGTATCGTGCCGCCGAAATCGAGGTGCCGATCATGATCTTCGTCGGCAACCGCGGCTGCATCGAGATCCACACCGGCCCGGTCGGCCGGGTGGGCGATGCCGGGCCCTGGATCACGCTTTTTGATCACGGGTTTGATCTGCATCTGCGCATGGACGAGATCGCGGAAATCTATGCCGTGGTGAAGAACACCGCCCGCGGCCCCGCCCATTCGGTAGAGTTCTTCGATGCGCGCGGCCTGCTGATCGCGCAGATCTTCGGGGTGCTGCGGGCGGGGGCGCAGGCAGTGGCCGAATGGAACACGCTGGTGGCCGAACTGCCCGATGCCCCGCTGCGGGAGGCGGCGGAATGA
- a CDS encoding ATP-binding cassette domain-containing protein, which produces MLRVTALSVRFRRHDGGHSQPLSGLDLTLARGEVVGLVGGSGAGKSLVAEALMGLLPRNAEVSGQITLAGQPLARGQLALAPQGIDALDPLTRLGDQIRRFARLAGQPPPDVTACLARLGLPAPAARAFPHQLSGGMAKRALIATALATGAGFLIADEPTLGLDPETADRILALLAGLAAEGHGVCVISHDLPRLIAIAGRVTILQEGRMVETAQAQEFTGGQLRHPFSRALWSAQTWTGADLPC; this is translated from the coding sequence ATGCTGCGGGTCACGGCGCTCTCGGTGCGGTTTCGCCGCCATGACGGCGGTCACAGCCAACCGCTTTCCGGTCTGGACCTGACCCTGGCCCGCGGCGAGGTGGTGGGGCTGGTGGGCGGCTCCGGCGCGGGCAAAAGCCTGGTGGCCGAGGCGCTGATGGGCCTGTTGCCCCGCAATGCCGAGGTTTCGGGGCAGATCACGCTGGCCGGGCAACCGCTGGCGCGGGGGCAGCTGGCGCTGGCGCCGCAGGGGATCGACGCGCTTGATCCGCTGACCCGGCTGGGCGATCAGATCCGCCGCTTTGCCCGGCTGGCGGGGCAGCCGCCGCCCGATGTGACCGCCTGTCTGGCCCGGCTTGGCCTGCCCGCGCCCGCCGCCCGGGCCTTTCCGCATCAGCTGTCGGGGGGCATGGCGAAACGGGCGCTGATCGCCACTGCGCTGGCCACCGGCGCCGGTTTTCTGATCGCCGACGAGCCGACGCTGGGCCTTGACCCGGAGACCGCGGACCGGATCCTGGCGCTTTTGGCCGGGCTGGCCGCCGAGGGGCACGGGGTCTGCGTGATCAGCCATGATCTGCCGCGGCTGATCGCCATCGCCGGGCGGGTCACGATCTTGCAGGAGGGCCGGATGGTCGAAACCGCGCAGGCGCAGGAATTCACCGGCGGGCAGCTGCGGCATCCGTTTTCCCGCGCGCTCTGGTCGGCGCAGACCTGGACCGGGGCGGATCTGCCATGCTGA
- a CDS encoding TonB-dependent receptor domain-containing protein, which translates to MRRLSRHFAAFLLCSTALSLPLAPEQADDTTWLGQIVIGYAEDGTPILAGENATHLTGDDLRGATSTTDVDGLLRVQTSVFTQKDPGNPGVSVNIRGFEGSGRVAMSVDGVPQSFRLTGHAAQGYVFVDENLLSGIDITRGPVTGLGGSGIAGSANFRTLDVGDVLKEGQSRGGLVRLDHASNGDTTSGMAAAAVKAGRFDALAAISRHSGDSYEDGDGIEVANTGTDISSALLKLGYDLTESQRLTFSLMRYETDFFATSYFQHLTNDVAKIGYHYDPGSKLIDLRVNAYLARTETDWLRGSSPFASAVGRNMSTETGGLDVTNTSELRFGGWQLTSVNGIEASQDSLGGTKGGVNPTTGKARRLSAFSENVFVQGKWEITAGLRANSYRLDGEASQGTIDIKNTSLDPKLTLAYQATDWVQPYVTLSRAMRSPTLQETMLGGSHPGGGIGMIANPRLEAETEEGVELGFTLDRAGLFAEGDRLTGRVNYYNMEVENYIVSSMAFTNAFGQTGAAFVNVPGRTETEGVEIELDYAHRAFDLGLSYTHNSSHLPSQTPGLGAGQYLPDDTVSVRLSRDFMADRLTVGAQYTHVSGGLFTDAYTSTPYQKDDSYELVDLFASYDVTDDAVIYAKVTNVFDEVYAPWLSANASENGQGRTLHVGTSIRF; encoded by the coding sequence ATGCGCCGCCTTTCCCGGCACTTTGCCGCCTTTCTGCTTTGCTCGACCGCGCTGTCGCTGCCGCTTGCGCCCGAACAGGCTGACGACACGACCTGGCTTGGTCAGATCGTGATCGGTTACGCCGAGGACGGCACGCCGATCCTTGCGGGGGAAAACGCCACCCATCTGACCGGCGACGACCTGCGCGGCGCCACCAGCACCACCGATGTCGACGGGCTGTTGCGGGTGCAGACCTCGGTCTTCACGCAAAAGGATCCGGGCAATCCGGGCGTTTCGGTGAATATCCGCGGCTTCGAGGGCTCGGGCCGGGTGGCGATGTCGGTGGATGGCGTGCCGCAAAGCTTCCGCCTGACCGGCCATGCGGCGCAGGGCTATGTTTTCGTGGATGAAAACCTGCTTTCGGGGATCGACATCACGCGCGGTCCGGTGACCGGGCTGGGCGGGTCGGGCATCGCCGGTTCGGCGAATTTCCGCACGCTTGATGTGGGCGACGTGCTGAAGGAGGGGCAGAGCCGGGGCGGGCTGGTGCGGCTGGACCATGCCTCGAACGGCGACACCACCTCGGGGATGGCGGCGGCGGCGGTGAAGGCGGGGCGGTTCGACGCGCTGGCCGCGATCAGCCGCCACAGCGGCGACAGCTACGAGGACGGCGACGGCATCGAGGTCGCCAATACCGGCACCGACATTTCCTCGGCGCTGCTGAAGCTGGGCTATGACCTGACCGAGAGCCAGCGGCTGACCTTTTCGCTGATGCGCTACGAGACCGACTTTTTCGCCACGAGCTATTTCCAGCATCTGACGAATGATGTGGCGAAGATCGGCTATCACTACGACCCCGGCTCGAAGCTGATCGACCTGCGGGTGAATGCCTATCTCGCCAGGACCGAGACCGACTGGCTGCGCGGCAGCTCTCCCTTTGCTTCGGCGGTCGGGCGCAACATGTCGACCGAGACGGGCGGGCTGGACGTGACGAACACGTCAGAGCTGCGCTTTGGCGGCTGGCAGCTGACCAGCGTGAACGGCATCGAGGCGTCGCAGGACAGTCTGGGCGGAACCAAGGGCGGGGTGAACCCGACCACGGGCAAGGCGCGCAGGCTCTCGGCCTTTTCGGAAAACGTCTTCGTTCAGGGCAAATGGGAAATCACCGCGGGGCTGCGGGCGAATTCCTATCGGCTGGACGGAGAGGCCTCGCAGGGCACGATCGACATCAAGAATACCTCGCTCGATCCGAAGCTGACGCTGGCGTATCAGGCGACCGACTGGGTCCAGCCCTATGTGACGCTGTCGCGGGCGATGCGCTCGCCGACGCTGCAGGAAACCATGCTGGGTGGCAGCCATCCGGGCGGCGGCATCGGCATGATCGCCAACCCGCGGCTGGAGGCCGAGACGGAAGAGGGGGTCGAACTGGGCTTCACCCTGGATCGTGCAGGGCTTTTCGCCGAGGGCGACCGGCTGACCGGGCGGGTGAATTACTACAACATGGAGGTGGAGAATTACATCGTCAGCTCGATGGCCTTCACCAATGCCTTCGGCCAGACCGGCGCGGCCTTTGTCAACGTGCCCGGCAGGACGGAAACCGAGGGGGTGGAGATCGAGCTGGACTATGCCCACCGCGCCTTCGATCTGGGCCTGAGCTATACCCACAATTCCAGCCATCTGCCCAGCCAGACCCCGGGCCTTGGCGCCGGGCAATATCTGCCCGATGACACCGTTTCCGTCCGGCTTTCGCGCGATTTCATGGCGGATCGGCTGACGGTCGGGGCGCAATATACCCATGTCTCGGGCGGGCTTTTCACCGACGCCTACACCTCGACGCCCTATCAGAAGGACGACAGCTACGAGCTGGTCGATCTGTTCGCCAGCTATGACGTGACCGACGACGCGGTGATCTATGCCAAGGTCACGAATGTCTTCGACGAGGTCTATGCGCCCTGGCTGTCGGCCAATGCCTCTGAAAACGGGCAGGGCCGCACCCTGCATGTCGGCACCTCGATCCGTTTCTGA
- a CDS encoding ABC transporter permease, with translation MDLQVMARSWLARLLLDRLIRLIWLLPLAMAGLFTLVSLAPVDPVQAYVGARVAQVGPEQRAAIAEAWGLNAPAPERFWLWLSHLATGDFGTSISYNAPVLDLIAQRAGASLALIGTGFCLALALGFTLGLLAAAMRGRWPDRLIRGLAVMLSASPGFWIAILLISVFAVGLGWLPACCAAPPGLTAAEASLGARLTHLILPAATVSVVGISALILHTRARATAFLESPAARHLAAHGASPLRLAFRYGARHAIGPALTVHLAGAGELVGGSVLAETIFAWPGLGQATVRAATGADAPLLLGIALATLVFVFCGNLLADIAARLADPRLKEMR, from the coding sequence ATGGACCTGCAAGTGATGGCCCGCAGCTGGCTGGCGCGGCTGCTTCTGGACCGGCTGATCCGGCTGATCTGGCTGCTGCCGCTGGCGATGGCGGGGCTCTTCACGCTGGTCTCGCTGGCCCCGGTCGATCCGGTGCAGGCCTATGTCGGCGCGCGGGTGGCGCAGGTCGGCCCCGAGCAACGCGCCGCCATCGCCGAGGCCTGGGGGCTGAATGCCCCCGCGCCGGAGCGGTTCTGGCTCTGGCTGTCGCATCTCGCCACGGGCGATTTCGGCACTTCGATCAGCTACAACGCCCCGGTGCTGGATCTGATCGCCCAGCGCGCCGGGGCCTCGCTGGCGCTGATCGGAACGGGCTTCTGTCTGGCGCTGGCGCTGGGCTTCACCCTGGGCCTGCTGGCGGCGGCGATGCGGGGGCGCTGGCCGGACCGGCTGATCCGGGGTCTTGCGGTGATGCTTTCCGCCAGCCCGGGGTTCTGGATCGCGATCCTGCTGATCTCGGTGTTTGCCGTGGGGCTGGGCTGGCTGCCCGCCTGCTGCGCCGCGCCGCCCGGCCTGACCGCCGCCGAAGCCAGCCTTGGCGCGCGGCTGACCCATCTGATCCTGCCTGCCGCGACGGTTTCGGTCGTCGGCATTTCGGCGCTGATCCTGCATACCCGCGCCCGGGCCACGGCGTTTCTGGAAAGCCCGGCGGCGCGGCATCTGGCGGCGCATGGGGCCTCGCCGCTGCGGCTGGCCTTTCGCTATGGCGCCCGGCATGCGATCGGCCCGGCGCTGACGGTGCATCTGGCGGGGGCGGGCGAGCTGGTCGGCGGCTCGGTTCTGGCCGAGACGATCTTTGCCTGGCCCGGGCTGGGGCAGGCCACCGTGCGCGCCGCCACCGGGGCCGATGCGCCGCTGCTGCTGGGCATCGCGCTGGCGACGCTGGTGTTCGTCTTTTGCGGCAACCTTCTGGCCGATATCGCCGCGCGGCTGGCCGATCCGCGGCTGAAGGAGATGCGATGA
- a CDS encoding ABC transporter substrate-binding protein, translating to MSLKTFKGLVPAALLGLALAPPLQAGPVPPLVLAVGGEPEGGFDPVMGWGRYGNPLFQATLLRFDADLTMVGDLATSWSLSDDRLTWTIKLRQDAKFSDGTALTAEDVAFTFNTARDAGGLVDMKILREARAIAPDTVALELTRPQITFTSHLVGLGIVPKAGYGADYARHPIGAGPFRMVEWRPGEQLVVERNPYWHGGAIAFPRVSFIFGEEAAAIALAQTGAVQVAAVPPAGSDAPPAGMRALHVKTVDNRGVMFPMVPAGGKTAEGKPIGNDVTADPAIRRALNQLLDRKALVDLALEGHGRPAHGPADGLPWDQPASALPDADPIAAAVTLEAAGWVDGNGDGLREKNGQEARFTLVYPASDSLRQALALGVAEQAKSVGIAIEPSGKSWDDIENVMHQDAVLFGWGAHDPSEIHALYHGDFAGVDYYNAGYYRNPAVDAHLDAAQAAPDFAASLPDWQAAQWDGSTGFGARGDAAWAWLVNIDHNYWVSDCLDLGPLQIEPHGHGYPITQGLQGWTWTCK from the coding sequence ATGTCGCTGAAAACCTTTAAAGGGCTTGTGCCTGCCGCGCTGCTGGGTCTGGCTTTGGCACCCCCGCTGCAGGCCGGTCCGGTGCCGCCGCTGGTTCTGGCGGTGGGGGGCGAGCCCGAGGGCGGCTTCGATCCGGTGATGGGCTGGGGCCGCTACGGCAACCCGCTGTTTCAGGCAACGCTGCTGCGCTTCGACGCCGATCTGACGATGGTCGGCGATCTGGCGACCAGCTGGAGCCTGTCGGACGACCGGCTGACCTGGACGATCAAACTGCGGCAGGATGCGAAATTCTCGGATGGGACGGCGCTGACGGCCGAGGATGTGGCCTTCACCTTCAACACCGCGCGCGATGCGGGCGGGCTCGTCGACATGAAGATCCTGCGCGAAGCCCGCGCCATCGCCCCCGACACGGTGGCGCTGGAGCTGACGCGGCCGCAGATCACCTTCACCAGCCATCTGGTCGGGCTCGGCATCGTGCCGAAGGCGGGCTATGGCGCGGATTACGCCCGCCATCCTATTGGCGCCGGGCCGTTCCGGATGGTCGAATGGCGCCCGGGCGAGCAGCTGGTGGTCGAGCGGAACCCCTATTGGCACGGCGGCGCCATAGCCTTTCCGCGGGTCAGTTTCATCTTCGGCGAAGAAGCGGCGGCGATCGCGCTGGCGCAGACCGGGGCGGTGCAGGTGGCGGCCGTGCCCCCGGCAGGCTCTGACGCGCCGCCTGCGGGCATGCGGGCGCTGCATGTGAAGACGGTCGACAACCGCGGCGTGATGTTCCCGATGGTGCCCGCCGGGGGCAAGACCGCGGAGGGCAAGCCCATCGGCAATGACGTGACCGCCGATCCCGCGATCCGCCGCGCGCTCAACCAGCTTCTTGACCGCAAGGCGCTGGTCGATCTGGCGCTGGAGGGCCATGGCCGCCCGGCGCATGGTCCGGCCGATGGCCTGCCCTGGGACCAGCCCGCAAGCGCCCTGCCCGATGCCGATCCGATCGCCGCCGCCGTCACGCTGGAGGCCGCGGGCTGGGTCGATGGCAACGGCGACGGTCTGCGCGAAAAGAACGGGCAGGAGGCGCGGTTCACCCTTGTCTATCCGGCCTCGGATTCGCTGCGCCAGGCGCTGGCGCTGGGCGTTGCCGAACAGGCGAAATCGGTGGGGATCGCCATCGAACCCTCGGGGAAAAGCTGGGACGACATCGAGAACGTAATGCATCAAGATGCGGTGCTGTTCGGCTGGGGGGCGCATGATCCCTCTGAGATTCATGCGCTTTATCACGGCGATTTCGCGGGGGTCGATTACTACAACGCCGGCTATTACCGGAACCCGGCCGTCGATGCGCATCTGGATGCCGCGCAGGCCGCCCCGGATTTCGCCGCCTCGCTGCCGGACTGGCAGGCGGCGCAATGGGATGGCAGCACCGGCTTTGGCGCGCGCGGCGATGCCGCCTGGGCCTGGCTGGTGAACATCGATCACAATTACTGGGTCAGCGATTGCCTTGACCTTGGTCCGCTGCAGATCGAGCCGCATGGCCATGGCTATCCGATCACGCAGGGGCTGCAAGGCTGGACATGGACCTGCAAGTGA
- a CDS encoding ABC transporter permease encodes MTDASLSLRPMALRSPLRRALLWRGGLVTAVFAAPILIALALPETGPAVNALTRNLPPSVAHPFGTDALGRDMAARSFAALAVSVKVGLFAAILSTALAVGLGLAAALDRRLDRIVGVLTEMALGLPHFVLIMLVAYAAGGGIWGVVFGVGLTHWPRLARVLRHEAQTVAVADFVTVSRALGRSPLWIARHHLAPHLLPQVVAGFVLIFPHAILHEAGLSFIGLGIPPHLPSIGVILSESLRGILAGHWWVALFPGLGLMIVALSFELFGETLRRAADPREGVA; translated from the coding sequence ATGACCGATGCCAGCCTGAGCCTGCGCCCGATGGCGCTGCGATCGCCCCTGCGCCGGGCGCTGCTCTGGCGCGGCGGGCTGGTGACGGCGGTCTTCGCGGCGCCGATCCTGATCGCGCTGGCCCTGCCCGAGACCGGCCCGGCGGTGAATGCGCTGACCCGGAACCTGCCGCCCTCGGTGGCGCATCCGTTCGGCACCGATGCGCTGGGCCGCGACATGGCGGCGCGCAGCTTTGCCGCGCTCGCCGTTTCGGTGAAGGTCGGGCTTTTCGCCGCGATCCTGTCGACGGCGCTGGCGGTGGGGCTTGGCCTTGCCGCGGCGCTGGACCGTCGCCTGGACCGGATCGTCGGCGTGCTGACCGAGATGGCGCTGGGCCTGCCGCATTTCGTGCTGATCATGCTGGTCGCCTATGCGGCGGGCGGCGGGATCTGGGGGGTCGTTTTCGGCGTCGGGCTGACGCATTGGCCGCGGCTGGCCCGCGTGCTGCGGCACGAGGCGCAGACCGTCGCGGTGGCCGATTTCGTGACCGTCTCGCGCGCGCTGGGGCGGTCGCCGCTCTGGATCGCGCGGCATCATCTGGCGCCGCATCTGCTGCCGCAGGTGGTGGCGGGCTTCGTCTTGATCTTTCCGCATGCGATCCTGCACGAGGCGGGGCTCTCCTTCATCGGCCTTGGCATTCCGCCGCATCTGCCCTCGATCGGGGTGATCCTGTCGGAAAGCCTGCGCGGGATTCTGGCCGGGCATTGGTGGGTGGCGCTGTTTCCGGGGCTGGGGCTGATGATCGTCGCGCTCAGCTTCGAGCTTTTCGGCGAGACCCTGCGCCGCGCCGCCGACCCGCGCGAGGGGGTGGCGTGA
- a CDS encoding iron chelate uptake ABC transporter family permease subunit, translated as MGARLWIALAAGVALVTGLWLFQGLSGNAGFVLSLRAGKLAALALVAASVAMATVLFQTVAQNRILTPSIMGFDALYLLVQSVSLATLGISGFAALPAGPKFLLETALMTGLAAALFGTLLGRARGADIGRTILSGVILGILFRSGSVLVMRVLDPNANAVVQSVSFANFSRPSVETLLCAATLALPAMALALWLGPRLDVLALGRDRALSLGLPHRAMVRATLALVAVLTATATALVGPIAFFGLIVTGLAQSLAPGAPHRQLLALSVGLALIGLIGGQWAFERVLGLKATLSVVLDCGGGLLFLVLLMRGKIR; from the coding sequence ATGGGCGCTAGGCTTTGGATCGCGCTGGCGGCGGGGGTGGCGCTGGTCACCGGGCTTTGGCTGTTTCAGGGCCTTTCCGGCAATGCCGGTTTCGTGCTGTCGCTGCGGGCAGGGAAACTGGCGGCGCTGGCGCTGGTGGCGGCCTCGGTGGCGATGGCGACGGTGCTGTTTCAGACCGTGGCGCAGAACCGGATCCTGACGCCCTCGATCATGGGGTTCGATGCGCTTTATCTGCTGGTGCAGAGCGTTTCGCTGGCCACGCTGGGCATCTCGGGTTTTGCCGCCCTGCCTGCCGGGCCGAAATTCCTGCTGGAAACCGCGCTGATGACCGGCCTTGCCGCGGCGCTGTTCGGCACGCTTCTGGGCCGCGCGCGGGGCGCCGACATCGGTCGCACGATCCTGAGCGGGGTGATCCTCGGCATCCTGTTCCGGTCCGGGTCGGTGCTGGTGATGCGGGTGCTCGACCCGAATGCCAATGCCGTCGTGCAATCGGTGAGTTTCGCCAATTTCTCCCGCCCCTCGGTCGAGACGCTGCTTTGCGCCGCCACCCTTGCCCTGCCCGCGATGGCGCTGGCGCTTTGGCTGGGGCCGCGGCTTGACGTGCTGGCCCTGGGCCGCGACCGGGCGCTCTCGCTTGGTCTGCCGCATCGGGCGATGGTGAGGGCGACACTGGCGCTGGTTGCCGTGCTGACCGCGACGGCGACGGCACTGGTGGGGCCGATCGCGTTTTTCGGGCTGATCGTGACAGGGCTGGCGCAAAGCCTCGCGCCCGGGGCGCCGCATCGGCAGCTGCTGGCCCTGTCGGTGGGGCTGGCGCTGATCGGGCTGATCGGCGGGCAATGGGCCTTCGAACGGGTGCTGGGCCTGAAAGCGACGCTCAGCGTCGTGCTGGACTGCGGCGGCGGGCTTTTGTTCCTGGTGCTGCTGATGCGGGGGAAGATCCGATGA
- a CDS encoding ATP-binding cassette domain-containing protein produces MLRAEAISLAFGGRPVLQDLSLTLAPGEVLGLCGPSGAGKSTLARVLSGALTPDAGRVLWQGAALPRRQPGPVQHVPQAPELAVDPRWNVGRILANAAPPDPEVLAALAIRPGWADRHPAELSGGELARVSLARFFLPQTRVLICDEITAQLDALSAQALWRGLVPLARSRGMALLVISHDAALRRALCSRQISLEALPTTV; encoded by the coding sequence ATGCTGAGGGCCGAGGCGATCTCGCTGGCCTTCGGCGGCCGTCCGGTGCTGCAGGATCTCTCCCTCACCCTGGCGCCGGGCGAGGTTCTGGGGCTTTGCGGCCCCTCGGGCGCGGGGAAATCGACGTTGGCGCGGGTGCTGTCGGGGGCGCTGACCCCGGATGCCGGACGGGTGCTGTGGCAGGGCGCCGCCCTGCCCCGGCGTCAGCCCGGCCCGGTGCAGCATGTGCCGCAGGCGCCGGAACTGGCCGTCGATCCGCGCTGGAATGTCGGGCGCATCCTGGCCAATGCCGCGCCGCCCGACCCCGAGGTTCTGGCCGCGCTGGCGATCCGTCCCGGCTGGGCCGACCGCCACCCGGCCGAGCTGTCGGGCGGCGAGCTGGCCCGGGTGTCGCTGGCGCGGTTCTTCCTGCCGCAGACGCGGGTGCTGATCTGCGACGAGATCACCGCGCAGCTCGATGCGCTTTCGGCGCAGGCGCTGTGGCGGGGGCTTGTGCCGTTGGCACGGTCCCGCGGCATGGCGCTGCTCGTGATCAGCCACGATGCCGCGCTGCGCCGGGCGCTGTGTTCCCGGCAGATCTCCCTCGAAGCTCTGCCCACAACGGTCTGA
- a CDS encoding YbaN family protein, with the protein MTQHTPGERLVRAVYLTIGLIFTAVAFVGIFLPVLPTVPFLILAAAFFARSSERLEDWLLTHPAFGPMLRDWRERGAIPRRGKVMALCGSALGLALFILLRHPAAWQTAGVAALMVTGVGYVFSRPTA; encoded by the coding sequence ATGACCCAGCACACGCCCGGAGAACGTCTTGTGCGGGCGGTCTATCTGACCATCGGCCTGATCTTCACCGCCGTCGCCTTTGTCGGCATCTTTCTGCCGGTGCTGCCGACGGTGCCGTTCCTGATCCTTGCCGCGGCTTTCTTTGCCCGCTCCTCCGAACGGCTGGAGGACTGGCTGCTGACCCATCCCGCTTTCGGCCCGATGCTGCGCGACTGGCGCGAACGCGGTGCGATCCCGCGGCGCGGCAAGGTGATGGCGCTGTGCGGCTCGGCGCTGGGTCTGGCGCTGTTCATCCTGCTGCGCCATCCCGCCGCCTGGCAGACCGCCGGCGTGGCCGCGCTGATGGTCACCGGCGTCGGCTATGTCTTCAGCCGTCCCACCGCCTGA